Part of the Temnothorax longispinosus isolate EJ_2023e chromosome 5, Tlon_JGU_v1, whole genome shotgun sequence genome is shown below.
cttGTGTAGTACGTACAACACGTATTCACAATGATAGAATCTTAacccttttctttcttttttttcctcacgACGACCTAACCTCTCTCCGAATATCAGCTGAGCACGATCGGCTCTGGCTCAGATGACGCATCTCCCACGAGATTCTTGTTGTTCACCTGTTGTAAGTAAAAGGCTTCCAAGAAGCGAGAGTGGTAAACGATGAACGTGCAAACGAGGCACCCTTACGAGGGTTTGTTGCACAAGTATACAAATGCCATGAAAGGCTGGCAGTACCGTTGGTTCATTTTGAGTCCGGAGACCGGCGAGCTACATTACTTCCTTAGCGAGTCTGAGAAGAATCAGAGGCCACGGTGTTCGATATATCTAGCCGGAGCTGTAATAGCCCCCAGTGACGAGGATTCCAACACGTTCACCGTCAATTCCGCTACTGGTAGGTCTATctaatagtaatagtaaacCAAATCTGATTGCTGATAGTTCCTCTGATAATAAATGTGAATGTTTGATTCAATTTGACTATTGAGTTTCCGATATCCTTCCAGGTGACATGATCAAATTACGGGCCACAGATGCACGAGCACGCCAGGAATGGGTGGATAAGCTACGGGCAGTTACAGAGATGTATACTAGAGCGATAGCTAGCAGCCATCCCCCATTGCCACCAAGAGAACATTCTGGGAATTCGAGTAGGAATCCTGTCGTTAAGCTGGAAGTGTTGGACGCCTTTGCCAATTGCCAGGAGCACTTGCGGAAAGTGGAGAAGCACAATCTTGCCCTAGCGCAATCCATCGATAACTCGGATCTGCATCTGGACTCAGACCTCTTAGTTCTCAAAGCTATGGCGCACACCACTTTGCACACGCTGGGCCAATgtctcaatatattatatcagtaggaaatttattcatattcatatattttttacgcttATCTATATTAAGATCTTTTATACCTGCTAATACGTAAGATTACCTTCCCCGTTGCGCAATATtcatatcattttattttgaacaaTTATGTAGTTATCCACAATTAGGGCTGACTTTGAACGTACACAATTAAAGACGAGATTGATACCTCTTGCCATTATATctatcgtaatatttttaataagtaaatgtTGAATAACAATTGATTTTAAGTAATtaactaatttaaataatacaacaaGGCTCGCACGATTAGAAATCACCTAAATAACAAAGGTCTAAGAGCCGTGACAGGATGTTCGGgtcgataataatatttctgtgtgaatttttatattttaactcaGTGAACTGCGCGCCGAATATTTTTCGatcttgaaacacagctccAGTTTTGCCGGAACAGTAAATCCACATacttaaatcgataatcgatttaactAATTGATGCTGATCAGCATccctataattataaatcaccgtaaagaaattgaaagaatttattacgaaaaatattatctcagcCAGGAAATATGTAGATTTACTGTGCCGGCAAAACTAAAGCTGTGCTCCAAGACCGAAAAATattcggcgcgcagtttactgatttggaatataaaaatttacacagaaatattattatcgacTCGAATATCCTGTCACGATTCTTAACTCTTTGTTATTTAgataataactataatttaacttttacaaaagtagttaaatttttttacatattgcaaataaaatgctAATGATTAGTAGGCCCTTATGCTATTTTTCATTCAAAGggaatgaaattattaattttcacgaAGGGACTACAGTTTTCTTAAACTTGTcctattgaattttaataatagattctttttttgaaagttAATCAGTATATTATATCACTGCATAATGAAgacagtaatattttttatgttaccATGTTTTTCTACGTTTGATCTTCCTACAGTCGCGTATTATGATTTAATTAcacaatatattcaatatatataaattcctCTCGACAATGCATATAGAAACGATTGCTGTTTGCCATTTCAATCTGGCTCTGCCAATGACAATCTCGATGTATATTCTTCCAATGTAACAATACCACATAAGTGAAAATTGcaagatatatatactacGTATTAATTCTATTAGAATGTTGTACAAaacatacatgtgtatatatagatatatctaGGTTTTATTaagcgaaataattatatataatacattccCCTAGACTTATTTGCTTCATATAAAAGCTGATTTCTTACGATCAAATGGTGATAGTCAAATacgtataaaatgtattattgcGTTTGCCtgtgttataaaaatgtattataaagtttGCGTTATTACGATTGTTAAcgcaatcatttttataaattagtacatgatatcatttaatttttgctttaattaaagtattattcaaTTTCCACATATTATAAAGACTgccatgtatgtacatattatatttaattggaaTATAATGGTTgtaagaaatgtaatttttattgaaaatattatttctaaaaaaagcaTCGATATATTAGGATAAAAGGCAAACGACGTGTGTCTCATCGTAATATGACGTAAGTTCCAATGTCAAGAGCATGTAAATGGGTGAAGGTAAACAAGCGAGTGACTTTTCTCTTTCGCTAAGAGATCAGACGTGGTCCAGTGCTTCCACGGCAGTACTGCTTTTGCTCAACGAGCCTCGAAGATCAAAACTGAATTAATACGTATCGACCGATTAAAGTCGATggataaattgcaaattaattctttattatatatgaaaagaatttcgaaatatttatccgaacgaaatatttatactcCTTCGTCGTTAAAAAGAATTCATTGAAGAGTGAAGTTAAAAACTGAACTAACTTGAAGTAACGTGAAGTAAAACTTTTGCcccatatatacatataataatgaataataataataataataaagtgcgAAGGAACATGCCGCATTTCTCGTATCCCGAAGTCCTGACGGAAGCGGCAGGTGTGAAGATTGTAACATCTCTGCCCATAGAGGATGTGAATCTACTTCCGCCAGGAAAGATGGTCCTTAAAATGCGGAAAATCAACGTGGAATCATATATGCATGGTAAATCTTGCGGATTTCACTTGACCAAATCGAAATGGGATCCGTATCCGTGGGTCGGCTATGTCGAGAATAATAGTCCTGCCGACCTAGCAGGATTGAAGTGAGTTTTATTTAGTCTTTAAAACTATCGAATACTTATATCGTGGATATATGAaagagtatatataaaagtccaatacatatattacattaaaaaatataaatatatatttcttttgttaaattatacattgatATGAGATTAGTATATTGTGTTacaagtgctgtaagatggaaattggacgtgcggagtggacgcacgagccggaggcgagtgcgatcacccgcacgtccaattttcaacttaacacacgtgttacacaccctattttatattatattaagaaccacgtgtatattttatatagcaccaattaatttcacattttattcaaatcaTTTTCTCGTTATATTCCATCAGAGCGGGCGATTGTTTATTGGGCGTTGACGACACCGATTTGTTAGGACTAAAGATCAAAGACGTCGCTACTTTAATTCGTAATGAGGAAGGTGTTCAAGATATAAATTTCCTCATTTGGAGATACACGCATCAAGAAGATGAACAGAATGATACTAGGCTAGCCCTGAAGGGTCCACTTCCAAATGTAGCCAGAAATCTTGCAAATGCATTATCAGGAACGGTGCGTATGCATTCTATAACTCAATATCGGGAccattgttttttctttttattgatcATTTATTTGTTCAGTGGCAGATTTATTACTTCAGAAATATAACCTAGAATTATTAACTCCTACTATCAATCTTCTATCTTTAACAACATGATTATCAACCATTAATTTAGGAGGCTAATGATTAATAATCCAAATTTAAACTGTAAGCTATAATATACATGCTCCATTCCCTCCGTCCagaataataaacttttaatgtaccaataaataataaaaggttttttttttaattttgagtGGAGCTCATCTAGAAActgtttcaatatttttcatgaaatattttctttttaggtTCGCGCCTTAGAATGTCCGATTTGCTTGGAAAGCGCCGCTCCTCCGGTCTCGCAATGCGTTCACGGCCACATCCTGTGTGTCGTCTGCAGGCCGAAGACGACGCATTGTCCGGTCTGCAGAGTCCGGCTTGGCCAGGGCCGATGCCTTCTCGCAGATAAATTACATAGAGCACTTCGCGATGCCTTCAACATGGACAATGCCAAGGCACCCGTCACAACCGATCGTTGTAACTTACATGACCAATTGTTCGGTAAAAGTAGCAAGAGACAAGAGACTCCGGTCGTAAATCAGTCAAAGAATAATTGCACCACGTTGAAACCGAGGCAATTCTTATTGGCCAGATTGTTGCTCGGAGGCAGAGAAAAAGCTGCTTCCGTGGATAATCTAACTCGAGCATCTGAAATGTCGAAAGAAGCTGCGATTCCTAATGGAATGACAGACACCAACAATTTACCCGTGCGATTATCCTTGAACGATCGCGCCAAGTCAGCCAGTACCGGCGAGCTGTCGAGAGACAACGAAGTTCATGTCAATGACGCTTCTTCGCAAATTGTCGAATCATCCGCGATGAATGTCAGTCAGCAATCGCTGAGTCTGCCCCGGACGCCGATCTGGGGCGGCTCTACGGATTCTGTGTCTGGTATACAGTTGACATGTCCGCTTTTGGAATCTTGCAGAGAAGTAGTGATGTCTGACTCGCTGATGGAACATATCAGAATTCACGCGGTGCCGCAAGTTCATTTTTATTCTGGAAACGCAAGGATCCCACTTCCACTTCCTTTCGGACGTGACGCTCTTTATATATTCCATCATGGAaacaatatgttttttttccagGTATAACATCTTTAACACGAAACAATTTCCCTCATTTGTGTGAAggcgatatttttcattcttttattttaatcctttACGGTAAAGTGTCCCTCTGCAAAGAAATCGATaagagattataaaaattcgattcaAACAAAGTTTATATCATTACATTATAAGAGCGTTTCAATTATACGTATCTGTTGGGGTACAGAGAAAgagtatttatttcttaagttttttttaatatttcattcggattaaatatttatttcaatgtatatataaaaagttttatttatctgaaattataaagtataaaacttTGTCCAATACAATCAGTTAGAATTTAATGTTATCAATCTTAATATTactcttattattaaaaaatattcgtacatattgatataaaaattgtacatcctagaaatagattatattttttgaaaacgcaaacattaaaatttagatcAAACACATAAATCATTTCTTATTGATTCATATTTATACGCATGCAACAAAAATGGAACAAGAGAATAtatgagataaaaaatgtgatCTCTCTTTACATAAATGTGGTAACATACATGCACACACAAATAAATACGAGATTAGATTACTTTTATCTGGCACTATCAAATTTTGAGGATATCAAGATCTACTCCACatagttaaaatattacatatcataatgttatataatcatatgtcATTATCTTGGAAAACGCTTTGCGTTATGTAGTTGACGATATACGAAAATGCgcggaatatttatttaagagatgtaaaaatcacattttttttatgtatagtaCGAAGAGGAAATGGCATGGATGACATATCCTCCTAAGAAGACGTGTTTAAATAGCATATGGGAATGGACATTGCACGCTTGGGGTGACAATGGTACAGAAGTACAATTGCGAAGACACGTGGCGAGTCTCGAGGATACTGCAACGTTGTCTTCACAACATATTGCTCCATTGCCAAACGCATTACTGTTGAAGACCATTGAAATACAAATGTCAGAATATGGAGCACACGACAGATTATACATGTGAAGAAAAGCTATATCGGTTATTTCTAACAAATTTATGAATtctaacgtaaaatatatattaaaagaattaatcaCAAATCTATCACGAAAAACCTATTACGAacaaaactatttatttatcattgatATGATGATTTAACGAGTGATAATACATCGCATTAATAATCTTGGAAAGGTATGAGTATTTAATACTATCTATGAggtatgaataatttatttaaaatcttagtGAACATATGGAGAGGTAAAAACCACAAtagtgtaagtcaaatttttaaaaatattttttcgtgtacatagatgcaatttatatattgtatagatcgCATCTATGcacgcgagaaaaaattaaaaaaaaaaatggacttacaccactatgacTTTTACTCCTCGATATATTAACAAGTAACATGCAGTATTCTAAAATTTGCGAGTCAAAGCGGTAAAGTCAAGTTTTTGAAAAAGTAAGTAACAAATGTTGATAAAAAactaacataattatatagaataaaagatatttagaCATATTGCAGATATATTTACTGCTTATAAAAGAACATACACGAAACAAAAGTTCTGTCAAGAGCGTGTTTCATGAGAGTGTTCatgtaaaaatactgatattgTTATCAACTTAATATTACTTAAcattcataataaaattaatacttcaTACAATTAATACTTAACGAATTCCATTCTTTAATAGATAAAACGCAaccgttaattaaaaaatgcacatTTATAACATGCATACTGATAAGATATAAAACTTGGTCATATATGGTTTTCATATTAATCATCTTATggtatttgatttaatatgGCATCCATATATGGTTTAAAAACGTCATGTTGACCGGTTTTCGCAGCTTGACCGGCCATAATGTCATACGCATAATTATAAACCGctaaataattctcttttccAACGATATTTAGTTCGACTTTATAAACATGCTTGTCATAAGACATCTTTTTATTCGGTGTTAAAATCTTTCGTTTAACGGATGACAGTGGGTCTTCACCATATTCCGCCTCATCCTTTTGTTTGTCTCGTTTCGGACAACTACAAATTCTTATTACTATTGTTCGACGAGCTAAAGTTCGATTCTGTTCATTTTCTAAAGTGAATACAAGCTCTGTAGCTCTACGATTCATACCGGATGGGCagctatttttgcaaaaaaacttGAAGCACATTGGCACATACTGCGAGCCAGCTTCGGGTGTACAAAGCGGTGTTAAAATAGAAAGATATCCATCTTTCTCTTTGTAGATACTTGAAGCATGATTAACGCAATGGACTACATGTTTAATTCTGCCTTGTTCCATAGTTTGATTAACGTGGTTGGTTATTGCTGCGTGATTGTAGCATCGTTTTACTGGATCACTTTTATGTTCGTCCAACAGAAAAACTAATTCTGTACGTAAGAGTAAACCGGGCATAGCTGGCTCCCATGTAAATCGTAAAGGTAGTACCTTTTccattttgatatataattttttcaataccTCAGAGTACTGTATGCAAAGAAATAAACAACATAAACTTGTTAATCTTATGGTACTATGTAGAatgttaataaagaattataagtataaaaattataaaattttaatttgcaaaatagtTTAGTATGTATCATTGTTAAAAGAAGATTATCATGCACACTTAATACATTTAACACTAATCTATATAGTACACAAAAAAGCTTACATCTGCAATATACAAAATCTGCTTAAACATGATTCTGATATAAACATAAACAGGTCTGATAATTTCTTGTATAAAAGCTAAAGTCAAGTCTAAGCAGATTTATGTACTTTTTACAGCACATTGACACAACTAATGGTTAAATActgaaacattttcaaacaaGATCTCTTACTCTCATCTTCCTTTACCATACTTTTATCTCCTCACAATTTCACgagtaatatttacaattgttCACAGTTTATATGGAATATCCCAtgcaaaaattacattaaaccAGGTTTAAAAACTAATGGCATTTACCATCAAGAGGCAGAATTGATCTGCAAGTAGGTACATATTATTTGATAGTCGACTTCAATCTAActcaacaaataaaaaacagtGCAGTTTAACATAACTTTCCTGCACACGTACAAGATCTGGATTTAATACATGGTTTATCATACAAAAAGTCTACCTACCACCCAATCCTGTCCATTGCTATCACCAAAGGTGAACTGGAAATTCAATGGACAACCCAAATAATCGTTGTATAAAGCTGGGTACTCTGGGTAGTAATGTTCTCTATCATCATCTTCTATTTCcatctttcttttcaatttcttttccaCAGCCACAGAGATGTTTGCAGACATGGCGAATGTGTCAGGTTTCTCTTCCATGACTTCTAATTCGTGTATATTTTCCGGTACTACTGGCAGAGTACCTCCGCTTTGAGAAAACAAACGAAGAACGAATTTAATCGAGATCACTTTATTGTGCGAAAGAGTATGTACACTCGTGATACAGAATCATGGACCGGCATAAAAAgcgaatattaaacaaaaattacttACAAGGATGTCTCTATATCTTTGAAAGTTTCTTCGTCTATCAATGCAGATTCCTGAGAATCTGAATAAACGCTCACGCCAGTAGTCACGCCGTTCACGCCTAACATATTCGCAAATTTTCAGTCGGATTGAAGAACGAAACAACCATGTGACTGACGCAATACGCATCCGCCATCCGATTAGGACCAACTGAACATTTCCTTTGTTTCGTATGATCGAGATTCGAGATTCGAGATTCGAGATTCGAGAAAAGTCTTTCTAAGACAGCCAGTTTTGATTGGTCCGCCAGTTTTGTCAAAAAcgagagaaacaaaaagagacaaagggccgcgttcagcagaacataatgttgagttcgtcttatcatttttatcaacactctgcgttgcGTGGTCaactgctactgagcggcttggtctgctgcatgatggtctgctgaacgcgcccgatataaaaaagagacaaagaagaagataaaaagaaagagaaagtgaCTCTGTCGATTTGGGTCGCTTGCAGCTTGTTGGAAAAGCTCCCAATAGTCCCAATGAATATCGGCCTTATATTAACGATGCGCGCACGCGCGGTGCTTCGTGGCGGGAACCGCACGTGGCGCGTTACGGCGAGGTACGGCACGCGCCGGAAGCATACGACTCCAATATGGCGAATGTGAGGGATAGCGATACATCGTTGTGGCTTCATAACAAGCTCGGTACGTCAAACGATAGCTGGACCGGCAGCTCGATCTGTTCACAGCTCAATGCCGAGGTGTTGCGCAACATCAAGGATTGTTTTCCCGACCTGCAAACGCAGGTCAAGCTTAAGTTACTCCTGTCATTCTTTCACATACCCAGGCGCAATGTTGAAGAGGTAAGCAGCTCTCGTCTATCTCGATATTTGCTGCACACTTTCGACGAGTATTGCTCCCCCCGAGATGCGGAGATGCGCTTGCTCTCTGCgcgagtaaaattaatattacgttcacatttctttatttcattctCGTCTATTTACGCATATTCGCCATCCATTTGATTTTTCTCAATTGTGCGatgtttttgaaatgtttAGTACATATAAGAAATACGTAGGACTagtatttacaattttacaggGATCTACGATTGTCTCATTCGTTTGAGttggaaaaattatcatttccATATGagatttatatagaatttctTTCACACACATTTCCTTCGTTTTACCTCTTATTTCACtaaaatgctttttatttatgaatttgcGACAGTGGCGTGTGGAACTGGAAGAGATCATTGAGGTTGCGTCTCTGGACAGTGAGCTGTGGGTATCAGTGCTATCCGAAGCGATGAAGACTTTTCCATCGACCGGTTCTTTAAATACAGACATCACTGATTTGGATGAGCATAGATCAATTTTTGGGGACTTGGTCAATGACTTAAGGAAACTTATGAAGAAGCAGAATGATCCTGCTATGCTTCCCTTAGAGTGTCATTATCTTAACAAGACTGCGTTGACTTCAGTGGTAGGTCAGCATCCCATGCCAGTTAAGCATTTCATTTTCAAGAGGAAAACAAAAAGCGCAGCTTTGAGAGCGGAATTACTTCAAAAAAGCATTGATGCTGCTAATAATCTTAAGAAGAGCACAGCTCCCACTGTACCAGTGAGAAGTAGAGGGATGCCAAGAAAAATGACTGATACAAGTAAGTATTTTAGGGTAGATCGTAGCGGGTGTCTGATATGATGTCTTCCCAAAAATATTCCTGACTCTTAGTgagtggggggggggggaagggtGACTCTCCACTAGTATATGCCCAATTCGACTCTTGGTGAGAGCGTCAATTAGCAAATGAGTATTTTGCTGGATTTGTTCATAAATCTAGACGGCACGGTCAGGCGCTCGCGACTCACGAAAAAACGCACGTAGCTGATTAGTGTTAGAGTCCCTCTAGTAAGAGTCGCGACATCTTGAGTTTCGacaaaataagagagaaagagagcgataTGAATGTATGTTACTTGTATattgctttctctttctctcttatatctctttctctttctgtttcacATACTTTTGCCGAAAATGCgaaccaatcaaaagttgCTGCTACGTGTCGCGACTCTTATTAGAGGGACTCTAATTAGTGCTGGTACTGGCCTGCCATCTGCCAAATGCATGCCATGATATTTCTCAGTGTTATTTTCGCGATGTACTACATGGCATTTACTCAAACTTTTCAGCACCTCTGAAGGGAATCCCAAGCAGAGTTCCAACGAGCGGTTTTCGATCCCCGTCGCTCACAAACACCTCTGTCTCTAACAGAACATCGATCAGCAGTAGAATTCGAAAAGATGGCGGTATTAAATTACTGGATATTAACGAGCAGCCTCTCGGATACGCACAAgcaaagaagaggaaaaagatgCTGGAGATGGAGGAGCAACAGAAAAAAGTCGCGGAAGCACAAGCGGCCGCTGTGGCAGCAGCTGCTTCAGTGGCTTCACCGGTTGCGGAAACTCCGACAACTCCAGAGTACGCGCAAGGATTGGCCTCGATTAATCCGCCTGCCACGCCAGTTCCACCAGTTGTGGTAGCTACGGCGCAACCCTATACCGCACCTAGCACGCCAAGCAGCATTTCGGTTACGACTACGCAGCAAACATGTAAGACCAACGTTACAGGTACTAAAGTCCATGTCGTTTTGTTTGGATTTTGATTGAACATTTGCGTTACATAGCTACTACGTTAACTACTACCACCACAACGCCCACTACTGTGATAGCAGTAGCTGCATCAACGGTGATAGCACCTGTGGAAAGCACGCCAGTCGCCGTGCAAACAGTCAGACCGGCTCAAACAGTTACGCAGATTCGTATACAGACTACCACGCAACCTAATGCGGCGGCTAATCCAAGAAAAGGCCTATCTCTTACGGTAAGTTACACGCAACATTTGATTTCATTATCtgtattgttataaatataggaTTCTCGCGCTATTCATTGTTATTGATTTACAGCGTGAACAAATGTTGGAAGCGCAAGAAATGTTTAGAACTGCGAACAAAGTAACGCGTCCAGAAAAAGCCCTTATCTTAGGTTTTATGGCTGGTTCTAGAGGTATGTCTATCTTCCACGTATACCTTTTTctttatagattatatttcACCGATACTATCGATTGTTTCGCTTGCAGATAATCCTTGTCCAAAATTGGGCAATATAGTCACAGTGATGCTCTCGGAGAATATAGAAGAAGTAACGCAGTCGGACGGAACAACTGTTCCGATGTTGGTCGAAACTCATTTCCAAATGAATTACACGAACGGTGAATGGAAGaggataaagaaaaatcggCGTATCGTGACGGAGGAATCTACATCAACGTCCACTCCCGCACCGACCGCGACAGCCACGGCTTCCAATTGAAAGAACTTTGTTCAAATCGCTAAAAATACGAGATCTACATCTATATGAAATATCGTTTTGTGTTATCGGTTACTAGAGGATATAACGAACATTGTGATCACACGTCTTCTTAGTGAATTgataaatttactaaattaatagTAATTCGATTCACgtttaaaatctaaaaagaaTCATTGAGTAACGACTTTCAAATG
Proteins encoded:
- the P53 gene encoding tumor protein p73; this translates as MLGVNGVTTGVSVYSDSQESALIDEETFKDIETSFGGTLPVVPENIHELEVMEEKPDTFAMSANISVAVEKKLKRKMEIEDDDREHYYPEYPALYNDYLGCPLNFQFTFGDSNGQDWVYSEVLKKLYIKMEKVLPLRFTWEPAMPGLLLRTELVFLLDEHKSDPVKRCYNHAAITNHVNQTMEQGRIKHVVHCVNHASSIYKEKDGYLSILTPLCTPEAGSQYVPMCFKFFCKNSCPSGMNRRATELVFTLENEQNRTLARRTIVIRICSCPKRDKQKDEAEYGEDPLSSVKRKILTPNKKMSYDKHVYKVELNIVGKENYLAVYNYAYDIMAGQAAKTGQHDVFKPYMDAILNQIP
- the LOC139813914 gene encoding oxysterol-binding protein-related protein 11, giving the protein MNVQTRHPYEGLLHKYTNAMKGWQYRWFILSPETGELHYFLSESEKNQRPRCSIYLAGAVIAPSDEDSNTFTVNSATGDMIKLRATDARARQEWVDKLRAVTEMYTRAIASSHPPLPPREHSGNSSRNPVVKLEVLDAFANCQEHLRKVEKHNLALAQSIDNSDLHLDSDLLVLKAMAHTTLHTLGQCLNILYQ
- the LOC139813911 gene encoding uncharacterized protein, which translates into the protein MNNNNNNKVRRNMPHFSYPEVLTEAAGVKIVTSLPIEDVNLLPPGKMVLKMRKINVESYMHGKSCGFHLTKSKWDPYPWVGYVENNSPADLAGLKAGDCLLGVDDTDLLGLKIKDVATLIRNEEGVQDINFLIWRYTHQEDEQNDTRLALKGPLPNVARNLANALSGTVRALECPICLESAAPPVSQCVHGHILCVVCRPKTTHCPVCRVRLGQGRCLLADKLHRALRDAFNMDNAKAPVTTDRCNLHDQLFGKSSKRQETPVVNQSKNNCTTLKPRQFLLARLLLGGREKAASVDNLTRASEMSKEAAIPNGMTDTNNLPVRLSLNDRAKSASTGELSRDNEVHVNDASSQIVESSAMNVSQQSLSLPRTPIWGGSTDSVSGIQLTCPLLESCREVVMSDSLMEHIRIHAVPQVHFYSGNARIPLPLPFGRDALYIFHHGNNMFFFQYEEEMAWMTYPPKKTCLNSIWEWTLHAWGDNGTEVQLRRHVASLEDTATLSSQHIAPLPNALLLKTIEIQMSEYGAHDRLYM
- the Nelf-a gene encoding negative elongation factor A: MANVRDSDTSLWLHNKLGTSNDSWTGSSICSQLNAEVLRNIKDCFPDLQTQVKLKLLLSFFHIPRRNVEEWRVELEEIIEVASLDSELWVSVLSEAMKTFPSTGSLNTDITDLDEHRSIFGDLVNDLRKLMKKQNDPAMLPLECHYLNKTALTSVVGQHPMPVKHFIFKRKTKSAALRAELLQKSIDAANNLKKSTAPTVPVRSRGMPRKMTDTTPLKGIPSRVPTSGFRSPSLTNTSVSNRTSISSRIRKDGGIKLLDINEQPLGYAQAKKRKKMLEMEEQQKKVAEAQAAAVAAAASVASPVAETPTTPEYAQGLASINPPATPVPPVVVATAQPYTAPSTPSSISVTTTQQTSTTLTTTTTTPTTVIAVAASTVIAPVESTPVAVQTVRPAQTVTQIRIQTTTQPNAAANPRKGLSLTREQMLEAQEMFRTANKVTRPEKALILGFMAGSRDNPCPKLGNIVTVMLSENIEEVTQSDGTTVPMLVETHFQMNYTNGEWKRIKKNRRIVTEESTSTSTPAPTATATASN